The Deltaproteobacteria bacterium DNA segment CCTGCGCAACGCCGGTGGTCCGGTCGTGCAGCGTGGCCACCGTGTCGAGTTGATCGCCGTCACCGTTCAGGTCCTGCAGGGCCACCGCCTCGCTCGTGGTGAAGCCGCGGAGCGCCGCGGTCTTCTCGCGGAGCGAGTCGAGATTGACCGGCGACTCGGCTTCGAGCGCGTAGTTCACACACGGATCGCCCACACCGCAGCTCGCCGTGCACATCGCGCCGGTGTCCTGGCACATCCCCGCCTGTGGCGTCGGTGTGGTGATCTGCGCGCGCGGCAATAGCAGCGGCCCCACATCGACCAGCGGACTGAAGTCGAAAAGACGGCCGCAGGGACCGTTGCCGCCGCAGTCGCCGTCCGTCAGGCAGGGCGTCGTGGGGGCGCCGACGCACGTCGTCGGACAGACCCCGCCCGGGCACTCCTCGTTCACGTTGCAGGGCCGGCCGTCGTTGGCGCCGCCCTGACAGGTACCGAAGCGCCGTCCGAGCCGCAGGATCGTGTATGGCGCGTCCACCGAACCGAACAACGAGACGACACTGGGATTCGGCATGCCCGGGTCGATCTTGGGCTCGAAGATCGGCGGCAGCTTGCCGCCCTCGGGCGTGTACGAGCCGAAGAACACGGCATCCGGAACGGAAAACGGCAACCACGGCAGAAGGCGCGTGCGCAGCAACCGCGGCACTGGCACGGCGCTCGGCACCAGCACGCCTTGCCAACTCACCGGCAGCAGCAGGTTGCCGGCGCTGTCGACGCCGAAGCGCAGGTTGGGGGCGGTCGGATTGCACGGCCCGGGCGGATCATCCGTCGCGGCGAGCGCGTAGCAGTCGCTCTGGTAGTCGTTCGGGGGCGGCAACGCCGTGAAGTGCGGGAACGTCCCCAGCAAGACGGCGGTGCCGCAGGCACCGTCGTTGGCGTAGAAGTCGTCGACACACGCGAGCAGACCGGATTGACTGGTGCAGGGGCTGGTAGCTAGCCCGCAAGGCAGCGGATCGCCCGGCGCGCTGACCGCGATCGCCGCCGGGCCGGCCAGGGTGTCGTCGTCGTCACCCGGGGTACACGTCCCGCTCGGGCAATCGCTCGGCTGCATCGGCGTGCAAAACTGGCCAGCATTGGTACCGCCGGTGCACTTCGCGCGTGTGTCCGGGAAACGGAAGCTCAGGAAGCGTTGGCCGTTATGGTCGGCCATCTCCAGACCGGCCGCCGCACCCGCCACGCACGTAGCCCCACCGCCGCCGGTGAGCGCGTCGGCGCATGCCTCGAGGTAGGGCGTGATCGCGTCGCAATCCGCAGCGGCCGTAAGCACGATGGCGTTCCGCGGGCCACTCGGGGGCTGAAAAACCACGGTCACGACGTGATCGGTGGCGTTCACGGTCAAACCCGACGACGTCGCGTCGCAGTTCCGCATCGTCACTTCCAATCGCTCGCCAGGCGCCGCGTAGGGCCGATTGGTGGCGCCGAGTGCGCCGTTGAACGCCTTCGCCGTGCCCGGGATGAGGTTGCAACCCGCCCACGCCGTGCGCGCGACGCACGGTATGCCGGCGACGAACAGGACCAGGATGGCGCGCAACGCCCCGTGCCATCGACGATGGGGAATCACGAGGGCCTCGCGTGGCGCTTCTTGTGAGCAGGCATACCGGCCGCCGAGCCGGCTTTTCGCACCGCCTGGGCGACATAACCTCCAAAGTCGGACGTTCGCGCTTGTACTGCCGTTTGCCACAGCATGGGCAGGTTTCGACCTGGACCGCCGTTTCACGCTAGAATTCGACCGAAAACACTGGATTTCGACCACCAGTCGCAGTAGAGTCGTTTTCGACCGTACATGCAGATGCTCGTCATTTTTCGACCCTAAGAGGAGTTTTTCGACCATGCCTAGGACAGGCCGTGAGCCTTCAACCTTCCAGGACGAGACCATACCGGCCGGCGCACGCCTCGCCGGCTCTGCGGCGCTCGCCCAACGGCTTGGGATCTCCGCGCCCGTTCGCCACCTCTCCTGCGTCTCCACCCAGTATGTCAAAGGCAGCTAT contains these protein-coding regions:
- a CDS encoding PD40 domain-containing protein yields the protein MRAILVLFVAGIPCVARTAWAGCNLIPGTAKAFNGALGATNRPYAAPGERLEVTMRNCDATSSGLTVNATDHVVTVVFQPPSGPRNAIVLTAAADCDAITPYLEACADALTGGGGATCVAGAAAGLEMADHNGQRFLSFRFPDTRAKCTGGTNAGQFCTPMQPSDCPSGTCTPGDDDDTLAGPAAIAVSAPGDPLPCGLATSPCTSQSGLLACVDDFYANDGACGTAVLLGTFPHFTALPPPNDYQSDCYALAATDDPPGPCNPTAPNLRFGVDSAGNLLLPVSWQGVLVPSAVPVPRLLRTRLLPWLPFSVPDAVFFGSYTPEGGKLPPIFEPKIDPGMPNPSVVSLFGSVDAPYTILRLGRRFGTCQGGANDGRPCNVNEECPGGVCPTTCVGAPTTPCLTDGDCGGNGPCGRLFDFSPLVDVGPLLLPRAQITTPTPQAGMCQDTGAMCTASCGVGDPCVNYALEAESPVNLDSLREKTAALRGFTTSEAVALQDLNGDGDQLDTVATLHDRTTGVAQALGGPAGCGVVGRAIIQIQQPPFSFPAVEVENDVLAFLESEADQNRCIENGDEDFADAILRIVRLGVGETNYGTPLRAVDAAPKIDGQPLVVSNGLVFVRSSEAAMAKRLTERVSVGPGGLQADGASFSSAISADGRFVTFASDATNLLGPGGDTNAARDVFVHGRHAGATERVSVGPGGLQADGESGGFAISADGRFVAFYSDATNLLGPGGDTNATTDVFVHDRQTAVTERVSVASGGLEADNASDVVAISADGRFVAFISDATNLLKPRRDTNATRDVFVHDRQTGVTERVSVGPGGLQADGESYVAKLSVGDLREAQKFRHELEDGTGCARG